DNA from Streptomyces rishiriensis:
CTACGACCCCTACGAGCACCGGGTGGCGCCCCTGTGCACCCCGCTCGCCACCCAGCTTCCGCACGCCGTGGGCCTCGCGCACGCCGCCCGCCTCAAGGGCGACGACGTGGTCGCGCTCGCCATGGTCGGCGACGGCGGCACCAGCGAGGGCGACTTCCACGAGGCGCTGAACTTCGCCGCCGTCTGGCAGGCCCCGGTGGTCTTCCTCGTGCAGAACAACGGCTTCGCCATCTCCGTACCGCTCGCCAAGCAGACCGCCGCCCCCTCGCTGGCCCACAAGGCCGTCGGATACGGCATGCCGGGCCGCCTGGTCGACGGCAACGACGCGGCCGCCGTGCACGAGGTGCTGACCGACGCCGTACGGCGCGCGCGCGAGGGCGGCGGCCCCACGCTCGTGGAGGCGGTGACCTACCGCATCGAGGCGCACACCAACGCCGACGACGCCACCCGCTACCGCGGGGACGCCGAGGTCGAGACCTGGCGCGAACACGACCCGATACAGCTGCTGGAGCGCGAACTCACCGCGCGAGGGCTGCTCGACGAGGACGCGAAGCAGTCCGCGCGGGACGCGGCCGAGACGATGGCCGCCGACCTGCGCGCCCGCATGAACCAGGACGCGGTCCTCGACCCCATGGACCTGTTCGCCCACGTGTACGCCGAACCCACCCCCCAACTGCGGGAACAGCAGGCCCTGCTGCGTGCGGAGCTCGAGGCCGAGCACGCCGACCAGGAGGGCACGCACCGATGACCACCGTCGCCCTCAAGCCCGCCACCATGGCCCAGGCACTCACCCGCGCCCTCCGGGACGCGATGGCCGCCGACCCCTCCGTGCACGTCCTGGGCGAGGACGTGGGCGTCCTCGGCGGCGTCTTCCGGGTCACCGACGGACTCGCCGCGGAGTTCGGCGAGGACCGCTGCACGGACACCCCGCTCGCCGAGGCGGGCATCCTCGGCACGGCCGTCGGCATGGCGATGTACGGACTGCGGCCGGTCGTGGAGATGCAGTTCGACGCCTTCGCCTATCCGGCGTTCGAACAGCTCATCAGCCATGTCGCCCGGATGCGCAACCGCACCCGCGGCCGTATGCCGCTGCCGATCACCGTCCGGGTGCCCTACGGCGGCGGCATCGGAGGCGTCGAGCACCACAGCGACTCCTCCGAGGCGTACTACATGGCGACCCCGGGCCTCCATGTCGTCACGCCCGCCACGGTCGCCGACGCCTACGGCCTGCTGCGCGCCGCCATCGCCTCCGACGACCCGGTCGTGGTCCTCGAACCCAAGCGTCTGTACTGGTCCAAGGACTCCTGGAACCCGGACGACCCGCAGCCCGTCGACCCGATCGGCCGCGCGGTGGTGCGGCGCACCGGCCGGAGCGCCACGCTGATCACCTACGGGCCGTCGGTGCCGGTCTGTCTCGAGGCCGCCGAGGCGGCGCGCGCCGAGGGCTGGGACCTCGAGGTCGTCGACCTGCGTTCCCTGGTGCCCTTCGACGACGAGACGGTCTGCGCCTCGGTGCGGCGCACCGGCCGCGCGGTCGTCGTGCATGAGTCGGGGTCCTTCGGCGGCCCGGGCGGGGAGATCGCGGCCCGTGTCACGGAGCGCTGCTTCCACCACCTGGAGGCGCCGGTGCTGCGCGTCGCCGGGTTCGACCTGCCGTACCCGCCGCCGATGCTGGAGCGCCACCACCTGCCGGGCGTCGACCGGATCCTGGACACCGTGGCGCGGTTGCAGTGGGAGGCCGAGAACTGATGGCACAGGTCCTGGAGTTCAAGCTCCCCGACCTCGGTGAGGGGCTCACCGAGGCGGAGATCGTCCGCTGGCTGGTCCAGGTCGGCGATGTCGTCGCCGTCGACCAGCCGGTCGTCGAGGTCGAGACGGCCAAGGCGATGGTCGAGGTGCCCTGCCCCTACGGAGGTGTGGTCACCGCCCGCTTCGGCGAGGAGGGCACCGAACTGCCCGTCGGCGCCCCGCTGATCACCGTCGCGGTCGGCGCTCCAGCCTCCGGCGGCCCGGACGTCCCCGCCGAGGGCGCCGAGGGATCGGGCAACGTGCTCGTCGGTTACGGCACCTCGGAGGCACCCGCACGCAGACGCCGGGTCCGGTCGGCGCGACCGCAACCCGCCGCCCCCGTGACCGTCGCCGCCGCCCCGGCAGCCGTTCCCGCAGCCCCGGTTCTCCCTGCCGTCCCGGGCCGGGTCCCCGACGGTCCCGTCCCCGTGATCTCGCCCCTGGTGCGCCGACTCGCCCGGGAGAACAACCTGGACCTGCGGGAGCTCACCGGCTCCGGGCCCGAGGGGCTGATCCTGCGGGCGGACGTGGAGAACGCGCTGCGGGAGGCGGTCCCCCGGGCGCAGGCGGCGCAGCCGTCGCCCGGTTCCTCCACTCCCACCGGAAGCCGCCGCGTCCCCCTCAAGGGCGTTCGCGGCGCCGTCGCCGACAAGCTCTCCCGCAGCCGGCGCGAGATCCCCGACGCCACCTGCTGGGTGGACGCCGACGCGACGGAACTCATGCGGGCCCGGGCGGCCATGAACGCGTCCGGCGGGCCGAAGATCTCCCTCCTCGCGCTGCTCGCCCGTATCTGCACCGCGGCGCTGGCCCGTTTCCCGGAGCTCAACTCCACCGTCGACACGGCGGCCCGGGAGGTCGTCCAGTTCGACCACGTCCACCTCGGTTTCGCCGCGCAGACCGAGCGGGGACTCGTCGTGCCCGTCGTCCGTGACGCGCACGCCCGGGCCGCCGAGGGACTCACCGCGGAGTTCGCCCGGCTCACCGAGGCGGCCCGGGACGGCCGGCTCACCCCCGCCGACCTGACCGGCGGCACCTTCACCCTGAACAACTACGGGGTGTTCGGAGTCGACGGCTCCACGCCGATCATCAACCACCCCGAGGCGGCCATGCTCGGCGTCGGCCGCATCATTCCCAAGCCCTGGGTGCACGACGGCGAGCTGGCGGTACGCCAGGTCGTCCAGCTCTCGCTCACCTTCGACCACCGGGTGTGCGACGGCGGAACGGCAGGAGGCTTCCTGCGTCACGTGGCGGACTGCGTGGAGCAGCCGGCGGTGCTGTTGCGCACCCTGTGATCGCGGGCCCACCCCGGCGATTCGCGCGTTTCCCGTGATCGGGCGGACCCGCATCCCCGGGGTGGCCCGCATACTCGGGGGGTGACCTCGAACGAGCCCGCCGCCCACGACGCCGTCGTGCTCGCCGGCGGGGGCGCCCGCCGGCTCGGCGGCGCCGACAAGCCGGGCGTACGGGTGGGCGGGCGTGCGCTGCTCGACCGGGTGCTCGGCGCCTGTGCCGACGCGCGCACCACCGTCGTCGTCGCCGACCCCCGCCCCACCGCGCGGCCCGTGCGGTGGGCACGCGAGGACCCGCCCGGCGCGGGTCCCGTCGCCGCGCTCGACGCCGGACTGCGCCAGACCGCGGCGGACGACGTCCTCGTCCTCTCCGCCGATCTGCCCTTCCTCGCGGCGGACACCGTACGGCGACTGCTGACCGCCCTGCGCGCCGGCCCGGCCGAGGGCGTGCTGCTCACCGACGCCGACGGCCGTGACCAGCCGCTCGTCGCCGCGTACCGCACGGCCGCCCTGCGCCGCGAACTGGCGCTCCTCACCGCGGGCGAGGGCGGCCTCACCGGATTGCCGCTGCGCCGGCTGACCGCCGGACTCGACCTCACCCGCGTCCCCGACCCGGTCGCGTCCTTCGACTGCGACACCTGGGACGACATCGCCACCGCCAGGGCACGTATCAGGGAGCATGGCCACGTGTTGGATGAATGGATTTCCGCAGTCAAGGACGAGCTGGGCATCGACCTCGACGTCGACACCGGCGTCCTTCTCGACCTCGCCCGCGATGCCGCCCACGGGGTGGCAAGACCGGCGGCGCCGCTGACCACCTTCCTGGTCGGCTATGCGGCCGCGCAGGCGCGGGGAGGCCCCGAAGCCGTGGCCGAGGCCGCCCGCAAGGCCGCCGCGCTGGCGCTGCGCTGGGCGGAGGAGGCCGAACAGGAGACAGCCGAGCAGCAGAAGGGCCAGCAGCAGACACATCAGCAGGCCGGGCAGCAGAACGCCGGGCAGCAGAAGGCGGCCGACAGGTCCGGCGGCTCCGGGCCGGACGCCGGATGACCGCCCGCGGTACCCGGCAGGGCCTCGACGCCGAGGACCTCGACGTCGAGGAGGCGCTCGCCCTCGTGAAGGACGGCAACGGCACCGGCCGCCCGGCCGGCGGACACAGCCCCGCAGCCCGCGAGGACAGCGGTCACGGCACCCCTTCTGCCCCCTCCCTCTCCTCATCGGACCGGACGCCGGGAAGCGGGCACCGGGGCGACGCCGCCGAACACCGCCACCGGGCCACCTCCTGGCCCGAGGCCCGGACGATCGCCGCCCGCGCCGCACGGTCCGGCGCCGCCCGCCTCGCCCCCGTCTCCGTGACCCTCGGCGACGCCCTCGGCCTCGTCCTCGCGGCCCCGCTGACGGCCCTCACCGACCTGCCCTCCTTCGACACCTCGGCGATGGACGGGTGGGCGGTCGCCGGCCCCGGCCCCTGGCACGTGCGGGACGAGGGCGTGCTGGCCGGAAGCGCGACGCCCGCGCCCCTGGCCGACGGCGAAGCCGTACGGATCGCCACCGGCGCCCGGATCCCCCCGGACACCACCGCGGTACTGCGCAGCGAGCACGGCCGGACCGACGACAACGGCCGGCTGCACCCGACCCGCGAGATGCAGCACGGACAGGACATCCGACCGCGGGGCCAGGAGTGCCGGAGCGGGGATCAGCTGCTGCGTGCCGGTGCGGTGGTGACCCCGGCCGTCCTCGGCCTCGCCGCGGCAGCCGGGTACGACACGCTGGCCGCCGTCCCCCGGCCCCGGGTCGAGGTGCTCGTCCTGGGCGACGAACTGCTCACCGAGGGGCGCCCGCACGACGGGCTGATCCGGGACGCGCTCGGCCCGATGCTGCCCCCGTGGCTGCGGGCGCTGGGCGCCGAGGTCGTCTCCGTACGCCGGCTCGGCGACGACGCGAAGGCCCTGCACAAGGCCATCACCGCATCCGGTGCCGATCTCATCGTCACCACCGGGGGCACCGCCTCGGGGCCGGTCGACCATGTGCATCCCATCCTGGGCCGGCTCGACGCCGAACTTCTCGTCGACGGGGTACAGGTGCGCCCCGGTCACCCGATGCTGCTGGCCCGCCTCAAGGAGGATCAGCACCTCGTCGGCCTGCCCGGCAACCCGCTCGCGGCCGTCTCCGGTCTGCTGACGCTCGCCGAGCCGCTGCTGCGCACTCTCGCCGCCCGACCGGCTCCCGAGCCCTACGCGCTGCCGCTGCGGCAGGCGGCGCACGGGCACCCGTACGACACCCGGCTGATCCCGGTCGTCCTGCGGGGTGACCACGCCGTGCCCCTGCATTACAACGGTCCGGCGATGCTGCGGGGGATCGCGGCGGCCGATGCCCTCGCCGTCGTGCCGCCGGGCGGAGCGCGCGCGGGTCAGGAGACGGAACTCCTCGACCTGCCGTGGGCGACGGCCGGGATCGACGCCTGTTTCACGTGAAACAGTCCTGATTCAGCTCTCACAGCTCTCATTCACCCGTGTTTCACGTGAAACGGCCCGACTCGGCCCACCTCAACCGCCCCCGGTTTCACGTGAAACATCTTCATGCCTGCTCGGGGACCGGGACGGCGCGGCTGACCGTGATCACGCGGTCCCCCCACTGGAGACGGGTGAGCCGGGGGTCGGCGTAGTCCAGCAGCTCCTTGCCCCGGACGACGGCCACGACCAGGTCGGCGCAGCTGCGGGGCGCCGCGCCGACCTCCGCCTTGCTGACCGGTCGCTCGATGAGATCCAGGCCGTTGCCGAGGGTCATCAGATCTTCCAGGGTCCTGGCCACGGTAGGGCTGACCATCGAGACGCCGAGCAGCCGGCCGGCGGAGCTGGAGCTGGTGATCACGGTGTCCGCGCCGCTCTGTTTGAGCAGCGGTACGTTCTCGTCCTCGCGTGCGGCCACGACGATCGTCGCGCGCCGGTTCAGCTGCCGTGCGGTGAGAGTGACCAGGGCGGCCGTGTCGTCGCGTTGCGGGGCGACGATCACCCGGGAGGCGTTCTGGACCTCTGCCTTGAGGAGCGTCTCCGAGCGGGTGGCGTCCCCGGTCACCGACACCAGCCCGTCGTCACCGGCGGCGAGCGCCGACTTGCGCTGGGCGTCCACGATGACGATCCGGTCCTTGGCGATGCCCTGGCCGACGAGGGTCTCCACCGCGTGGCGGCCCTTCGTGCCGTATCCGACGACCACGACGTGGTCGCTGGTGCGGGCCCGCCAGCGGTGGACGCGGACCTGCTGACGGGTGCGCTCGGTGAGCACCTCCAGGGTGGTGCCGACCAGGATGATCAGGAACATCACGCGCAGCGGGGTGATGACGAGGATGTTGACGAGCCGGGCCGTGTCACTGACGGGGGTGATGTCTCCGTAGCCGGTGGTGGAGAGCGTGACGGTGGCGTAGTAGGCGGCGTCGAGGAGGGTGATGCCGCCGCCCGAGTTGTCGTGGTAGCCGTCGCGGTCGGCGTAGACGATCAGCGTGGTGACGGCCAGCACCAGCAGGCCCATGGCGAGGCGCCGCAGCACCTGCTGGAGCGGGGGCACGCCGATGCGCATGGGCATGGTGATGGAGCGACCCGCCTCCGCGTCGTCGCGGGCTTCGCTGCGCGAGCGGTACCAGAGGGACCTGAAGAGGGAGAGCCGGGCCGGGCCGGCCGGCTGTCGTTCGTGGTCCTTCATCGTGTGCCCCCTGTGACGGTGATCCGATCGGTGGGCACCATGGTTCCCGGCGGGCTCGTACCCGTCATGAAGCAACACGTGTCCATGAGTCCACAGAATCCATGATCCCGGAGGGTCCCCTTGCGCGACCACACTGTCGTCGTCGGCTTCGGAACGAAGGGGCGGTCCGCGATCCGGACGGCCTGCGCGGCGGGCCTGCGCAAGGAGCAGGTCGTGGTGATCGACCCCGATGCGAAGGTGATCGACGCGGCGACGGCCGAGGGCTACGAGGGTGTGGTCGGGGACGCCACGCGCAGTGATGTGCTGCGGCGGGCCGAGGTGCAGCGGGCGGGGCGGATCGTCATCGCGACCCAGCGGGACGACACGGCGGTCCTGGTGGCGCTGACGGCCCGCCAGCTCAATCCCGGGGCGAAGATCGTGGCGGCGGTCCGCGAGGAGGAGAACGCCCCGCTGCTCAAGCAGTCGGGCGCCGACGAGGTCATCACCAGCGCCGGTGCGGCCGGGCGGCTCCTCGGCCTGTCCGTCCTCAGCCCGGCGGCGGGCAGGGTCATGGAGGACCTCATCCAGCAGGGCGACGGGCTGGACCTCGTCGAACGGCCCGTCACCAAGGCCGAGGCCGGCCGCGGACCGCGCGAGACGCACGACCTGGTGGTGAGCGTCGTCCGCGGGCACCGCGTCCTCGCCTACGACGACCCGGCGATCGGCAGGCTGGAACCCACCGACCGGTTGGTCACGATCGTGCGGGTGGGCCCGGACCGTGGCCGGGCCCCCCTCGGAACGCCCGGCATGCCCGGGGTCCCGCCGCTGCCGTCGGCCTGAGACGTGTGCCCCCGGGCGCTGCCCGGCACTACTTGCGGTTGTAGAGCCGCATCGTCACCGGCCCGAAGACCAGCACGAACAGCCCGGCCCACCCCAGCGACCAGGCGATCTCCGCACCGGGCCGGTCACCTCCCATCAGTCCCCGCACCGCCGAGGCCAGATGGGTGACCGGGCTGTTGTTGACGAACGCCTGGAGCCAGCCCGGCATGGTGCGGGGGTCGACGAACACGTTGGACAGGAAGGTGAGCGGGAAGATCACCATCATGCTGACGCCCATCACCGACTTCTCGGTGCGCAGCAGCAGACCGAACATCGTCCAGATCCACGAGAACGCGAACGAGAAAACGACCAGCAGGGCGATTCCGGCGACCACCCCGGCGAGCCCGCCGTCCGGCCGGTAGCCGAGGACCATGCCGACGGTGAGCATCACGACGGACGCGATCGTGTAGCGCAGCGCGTCGCCCAGCAGGTAGCCGACCATCGTCGACGGCCGCCAGATCGGCAGGGTCCGGAAGCGGTCGAAGACGCCCTTCTCGATGTCGGTGTTCACCGAGACGCCCGTGTACATCGTGATCATCACGACCGACATCACCAGGATGCCCGGCAGCAGGAACTGGATGTACTTCTCCGGAGACCCGGCCAGGGCACCCCCGAACAGGTACGTGTACATCAGCACCATCATGATCGGGAACGCGGTGACGTCGAAGAGCTGCTCCGGCACGTGCTTGATCTTGAGGATCGCCCGCCAGCCGAAGGTGAGGGAGGCGGAGAGGGCGCTCGGGCGGGGCGGCCGCTCCCGCGCGACGAGCAGCTCTGCCAGCGACTCGGCGCTGACGGGGGCGAGATCCTGGACGTCCGTGCCGGTCACGGTGCTCATACCGCCACCTCGCCCTTCTGGTCGTGGGCCGGTGTTCCGGCATCGGCCCGTGTCCCCGGCTCGGTGTCGGTCTTCGTGTCGTGTCCGGTGAGGGCGAGGAACACCTCGTCCAGGCTGGGCTGACCCAGGGAGAAGTTGTCGACGACGACCCCGGCCCGGGCCAGCTCCCCGAGGGCCCGGGCGGCCTGTGCCGCGGCCGTGTCGCCCATGGCCGCGTCGAGCCGGGCGGTCAGCGCCACCGGGTCCGGCTCCCGCTGGACGTCCACGTCCAGGGCCAGCCGCAGCACCTGCTCGGCCGCGGGCCGCTGCTCGGCGTCGCGCAGCCGCAGATGGACGGAGCCGGCGCCGACGGACGCCTTCAGCTCGCCCTTCGTGCCCTCGGCGATGACCCGGCCCCGGTCGATGACGGCGATCCGGGACGCCAACTGGTCGGCCTCGTCCAGATACTGGGTGGTCAGCAGCACGGTGGTGCCCTGCGCGACCACAGCCCGCACGATGTCCCACACCTGGTTGCGGCTGCGTGGATCGAGTCCGGTCGTCGGCTCGTCGAGGAAGAGCAGGTCGGGTGTGCTGAGGATGGACGCGGCGATGTCGATCCGGCGTCGCATGCCGCCCGAGTAGTGCTTGACCTGCTTTGCGGCCGCTTCGGTGAGTCCGAACGCGGCGAGGAGCTGCGCGGACCGCTCCCGGGCGGCCTTCTTGCCGTGCCCGAGAAGCCGGCCGAGCAGCACCAGGTTCTCCATACCGGTGAGGTCCTCGTCCACGGACGCGTACTGGCCGGTCAGGCTCACCAGGCCGCGCACCTCGTCGGCCTCCCGGACGACGTCGTGGCCGAAGACACGGGCCTGGCCGCCGTCGGGACGCAGCAGCGTGGCCAGCATCTTCACGGTGGTCGTCTTGCCGGCGCCGTTCGGCCCGAGGACGCCGTAGACCGTGCCGGCGGGGACGGCGAGGTCGACGCCGTCCACGGCCCTGGTCGCGCCGAACGTCTTCACCAGGCCCGCAGTCTCGATCGCCAGGCCGGCGGTGTGCTGGCTCATGGGGGTTCCTTCCGCGTACAGGGGCTACGCATGGGGAGACCTTTACCGTCGTCCGAACTCATCGGTGATCGCATCCCGTTTTTCCGGGCCCGCCGATTCCGCCGATGCCGCCGCGGATCATGATCGGCATCCGGGAGGGGGAGGAGTAGCGTCCCCTTCATGCATGCGATCACGATTCCCGAACCCGGTGGCCCCGAGGCGCTCGTGTGGGACGAGGTCCCCGATCCCGTACCCGGTACGGGTGAGGTCCTGGTCGAGGTGGTGGCCGGCGCCGTCAACCGGGCCGACATCCTCCAGCGTCAGGGCTTCTACGATCCGCCGCCCGGCGCCTCCCGCTACCCCGGCCTGGAGTGTTCCGGCCGGATCGTCGAGGTCGGCTCCGGGGTCTCCGGCTGGGCCGTCGGCGATGAGGTGTGCGCGCTGCTCGCGGGCGGCGGATACGCCGAGAAGGTCGCCGTGCCGGCCGGTCAGCTGCTGCCGGTGCCGGACGGCGTCGACCTCCGGCGGGCCGCCGCGCTCCCCGAGGTGACCAGCACGGTCTGGTCGAACGTCTTCATGATCGCCCACCTCCGCCCCGGCGAGACGCTGCTCGTGCACGGCGGCTCCAGCGGCATCGGGACCATGGCGATCCAGCTGGCCAAGGCTGTCGGCGCCAGGGTCGCCGTCACCGCGGGCACCGAGGAGAAGCTGGCCCAGTGCGCCGAGCTGGGCGCGGACATCCTGATCAACTACCGCGAGCAGGACTTCGTGTCCGAGCTGAAGCAGGCCACGGACGGCGCGGGCGCCGACGTCATCCTCGACAACATGGGCGCCAAGTACCTGGACCGCAACGTCCAGGCACTCGCCGTCAACGGCCGCCTCGCGATCATCGGTATGCAGGGCGGCAGCAAGGCCGAGCTGAACATCGGCGCGCTGCTCGGCAAGCGCGCCGCGATCAGCGCGACCTCGCTGCGGGCCCGCCCCCTGGAGGAGAAGACGGCGATCGTGGCGGCCGTCCGCGAACACGTCTGGCCACTGCTCGCCGAGGGCCACGTCCGCCCCGTCGTCGACCGCGAAGTCCCGATGAGCGACGCGGCCGAGGCCCACCGGATCGTGGAGGGCAGCTCCCACGTCGGCAAGGTCCTGCTGGTCACGTCCGGGGCCAGGCCGTAGCTGCCCGGCGAGGCGGCGGCCTCAGGTGCGGCGCAGCCGCAGGCCTGCCAGGGCGAGGGCGATACCGAGGCCGATGAGGACGAGTCCGCTGCCGAGCGGCAGGATCTGAAGCACGGGACCGGCGGACCGCTCCGGCTGCTCCGCGGCCCGCCGGACGGCGTCCCGTGGCGCCGCCGAGGGCACGGGAGCGGCGGCCTCCGGCGACTCGGACGCGGCGGCGTCGCCGGAGAGGTCGCCCTCGCCGCTCTCCTCGCCCGCGTCCTCACCCGTACTGTCCTCGCCCTCCGTGTCCCGCGCCTCCTCCTCCGCCTCGTCCTCGGCCTCCTCCGTGTGGTCGCCCGCCCGTCCGGGCCGCTGGCGTCCCTCCCCCGCCCGGCTGCCGGCCCGGTCGGGTTCGGGGGAGGAGGGGCTGGGGGTGGCGGACGCGGACGCGGGGCCGTACGGCGCGACGGCCGCGTACGACGAGACTCCGCCGTAGGGCAGCAGCACGACCATGCCCAGCACGCCCGCGCCGACGCCCATGCCGGCCCGCATCGCCCACCACGCCTGCTGCCATGGAGTCACGTTCGTGACCCCCTCCCGGTGACCAGTCGCCAAGAAAAGACGCAATAAGCCTCACATCCGTGATCCATAGCCGCATTACGGACTCCGCCGAACGGAAACAGTGGATCACCTTTCCCGGGGGGTGCCACGGTGATGAGGTGGGGGCGTGCGAGAGAATGACGGCATGGAGATGCCGAGGAACGAAAGGTCGCCGGAGAACGCCCAGAAGATCCTGGTCGTAGGTCAGGACGGCATGGCGCTCGGTGACATCGACGCAGACGACGACTCCCGTGAGATCCCGGTGACCGAGCAGGTCGAGCAGCCGGCGAAGGTCATGCGGATCGGCAGCATGATCAAGCAGCTGCTCGAGGAGGTGCGCGCGGCCCCTCTCGACGAGGCGAGCCGGGCCCGGCTGAAGGAGATCCACTCCAGCTCGGTGAAGGAGCTGGAGGACGGTTTGGCGCCGGAGCTGGTCGAGGAGCTGGAGCGGCTCTCCCTGCCGTTCAACGAGGACTCGACGCCGAGCGACGCGGAACTGCGCATCGCGCAGGCCCAGCTGGTCGGCTGGCTGGAAGGCCTCTTCCACGGCATCCAGACCACCCTTTTCGCCCAGCAGATGGCCGCGCGTGCCCAGCTGGAGCAGATGCGTCGCGCGCTGCCGCCGGGAGTGAGTCACGAGGGCCTCGACGATCCGCGCGCGGGCGGCCGCTCGGGCGGACCGTACCTCTAGCGCCTCGGGCACCCCTGGTGCCTCTGGCGTCTGAAGCGCTGATCAGCTGTCCGTAGCCGTCCACACGAGAAGGGCCCCGCGTACGCCGCCGGGCCCTTCTCCCATGACGTCGGACGGTCAGGACGCCGGGTTGCCCGTGGAGACCTTGATCTCGATCTCGGGCATGTCCTTCGGGTCGACGTCCGTGCCGGCGGAGGGGAACTGGTCCATGACCGCTCCGTCGCCGTAGGTGTTCTCGTCCACCTTTGTGATCTTGTACTGCCAGCCGGCGGCCTGGAAGCACTCCTTGACCGAGCCGATGTACTTGAACTTGAAGTTCGGCACCCGGATCTTGTCGGGGTCGTTGTACGACTCCTGCGGCTCCGAGCACTCCGTCGCCTCGATCGTCTTGGAGGTGTCCGGTGCCCGGTAGTCCGCCGCCTTCGTCACCGAGGGCGAGGAGCTGGCGGTACCGCCCTTGGCGTCGTCGTCGCCGCCTCCCACCGCGAGGCTGGCGAGCAGGCCGCCGACCGCCACCACGGCGACGACGGCCGAGCCGATGAGCACCGGTTTGCTGTTCCGGCGGCCACCGCCGCCCGAGGACACCGAGGTCGACGGCTGCGGGCTCAGGTTGTATGCGGGCGGGGTGTGCGCGGCCTGCTGGTGGCCGTACGCCGGCGCGGGCGTCTGGTAGCCCTGCTGCGGATAGCCGTAGGAGGCGGACGGCGTCGGGGTGCCGTACGGGTTCGGGGTCGGCGCGGGCTGGTAGGGCGTCTGGACGCCGGCCTGGGGCGGCGGGGTGCTCTGGCCGACCGGCGGGAACACCGCGGAACCGACGCCCGCGCCGTTCGACGTCCGGGCGCCGGGCACGATGCTCGGCGGGGCCGGCTGGAAGGAGGCGGCGACCCGCAGGCACTCGTCGCGCATGGCGACGGCGGTCGGGAAGCGCTCGTTCGGGTTCTTCTTCAGCGCGCGGGCGATCAGCGCGTCGACGGCCGGCGGCAACGCCCGGTTGACCGAGGAGGGAGCCACCGGCTCCTCCTGCACATGCGCGTACGCGATCGCAAGCGGCGAATCGGCCTCGAACGGCAGTCGTCCGGTGACCAGTTGGAACAGCATGATGCCGACCGAGTACAGGTCGGAGCGGGCGTCCACCGCACGCCCCAGGGCCTGTTCGGGCGAAAGGTACTGCGGGGTGCCGACGACCATGCCGGTCTGCGTCATCGAGGTGACCCCGGACTGCATCGCGCGTGCGATGCCGAAGTCCATCACCTTGACCACGCCGCGCTTGGTCATCATCACGTTGCCGGGCTTGATGTCGCGGTGGACGAGCCCCATCTCGTGGCTGATCTCCAGCGCAGCCAGCACGTCCGCGGTGATCTTGAGCGCCTTGTCGGCGGGCATCGCGCCCTGCTGCCGCACGTCCTCGTCGAGCACCGAGCCGAGCGGGCGGCCCTCGATGTACTCCATGACGATGTACGGAGTCGTCAGTCCCTCGACGTCGTCCTCGCCGGTGTCGAAGACGGAGACGATGTTGGTGTGCGTGAGCTTGGCCACGGCCTGGGCCTCGCGGCGGAACCGCTCGCGGAAGGCCTGCTCGCGGCCGAGCTCGGTGTGCAGGGTCTTCACCGCGACCTGACGGTCGAGCACGGCGTCGTAGGCGAGGTGCACCGAGGCCATGCCGCCCTCGCCGAGCAAGTCGCGCAGCTGATACCGGCCGGCGGCGAGCGCCCGCCCCGCGTACCGGCCCTGCGCGCCGTCCTGGCTCATCTTCTGCGTCC
Protein-coding regions in this window:
- the pdhA gene encoding pyruvate dehydrogenase (acetyl-transferring) E1 component subunit alpha; the encoded protein is MTVMEQRGAYRPTPPPAWQPRTDPTPLLPDAEPYRVLGTDAAAQADPELLRRLYAQLVRGRRYNVQATALTKQGRLAVYPSSTGQEACEVAAALALQERDWLFPSYRDTLAVVARGVDPVEALTLLRGDWHTGYDPYEHRVAPLCTPLATQLPHAVGLAHAARLKGDDVVALAMVGDGGTSEGDFHEALNFAAVWQAPVVFLVQNNGFAISVPLAKQTAAPSLAHKAVGYGMPGRLVDGNDAAAVHEVLTDAVRRAREGGGPTLVEAVTYRIEAHTNADDATRYRGDAEVETWREHDPIQLLERELTARGLLDEDAKQSARDAAETMAADLRARMNQDAVLDPMDLFAHVYAEPTPQLREQQALLRAELEAEHADQEGTHR
- a CDS encoding alpha-ketoacid dehydrogenase subunit beta, translating into MTTVALKPATMAQALTRALRDAMAADPSVHVLGEDVGVLGGVFRVTDGLAAEFGEDRCTDTPLAEAGILGTAVGMAMYGLRPVVEMQFDAFAYPAFEQLISHVARMRNRTRGRMPLPITVRVPYGGGIGGVEHHSDSSEAYYMATPGLHVVTPATVADAYGLLRAAIASDDPVVVLEPKRLYWSKDSWNPDDPQPVDPIGRAVVRRTGRSATLITYGPSVPVCLEAAEAARAEGWDLEVVDLRSLVPFDDETVCASVRRTGRAVVVHESGSFGGPGGEIAARVTERCFHHLEAPVLRVAGFDLPYPPPMLERHHLPGVDRILDTVARLQWEAEN
- a CDS encoding dihydrolipoamide acetyltransferase family protein, whose protein sequence is MAQVLEFKLPDLGEGLTEAEIVRWLVQVGDVVAVDQPVVEVETAKAMVEVPCPYGGVVTARFGEEGTELPVGAPLITVAVGAPASGGPDVPAEGAEGSGNVLVGYGTSEAPARRRRVRSARPQPAAPVTVAAAPAAVPAAPVLPAVPGRVPDGPVPVISPLVRRLARENNLDLRELTGSGPEGLILRADVENALREAVPRAQAAQPSPGSSTPTGSRRVPLKGVRGAVADKLSRSRREIPDATCWVDADATELMRARAAMNASGGPKISLLALLARICTAALARFPELNSTVDTAAREVVQFDHVHLGFAAQTERGLVVPVVRDAHARAAEGLTAEFARLTEAARDGRLTPADLTGGTFTLNNYGVFGVDGSTPIINHPEAAMLGVGRIIPKPWVHDGELAVRQVVQLSLTFDHRVCDGGTAGGFLRHVADCVEQPAVLLRTL
- a CDS encoding NTP transferase domain-containing protein encodes the protein MTSNEPAAHDAVVLAGGGARRLGGADKPGVRVGGRALLDRVLGACADARTTVVVADPRPTARPVRWAREDPPGAGPVAALDAGLRQTAADDVLVLSADLPFLAADTVRRLLTALRAGPAEGVLLTDADGRDQPLVAAYRTAALRRELALLTAGEGGLTGLPLRRLTAGLDLTRVPDPVASFDCDTWDDIATARARIREHGHVLDEWISAVKDELGIDLDVDTGVLLDLARDAAHGVARPAAPLTTFLVGYAAAQARGGPEAVAEAARKAAALALRWAEEAEQETAEQQKGQQQTHQQAGQQNAGQQKAADRSGGSGPDAG
- a CDS encoding molybdopterin molybdotransferase MoeA, producing the protein MTARGTRQGLDAEDLDVEEALALVKDGNGTGRPAGGHSPAAREDSGHGTPSAPSLSSSDRTPGSGHRGDAAEHRHRATSWPEARTIAARAARSGAARLAPVSVTLGDALGLVLAAPLTALTDLPSFDTSAMDGWAVAGPGPWHVRDEGVLAGSATPAPLADGEAVRIATGARIPPDTTAVLRSEHGRTDDNGRLHPTREMQHGQDIRPRGQECRSGDQLLRAGAVVTPAVLGLAAAAGYDTLAAVPRPRVEVLVLGDELLTEGRPHDGLIRDALGPMLPPWLRALGAEVVSVRRLGDDAKALHKAITASGADLIVTTGGTASGPVDHVHPILGRLDAELLVDGVQVRPGHPMLLARLKEDQHLVGLPGNPLAAVSGLLTLAEPLLRTLAARPAPEPYALPLRQAAHGHPYDTRLIPVVLRGDHAVPLHYNGPAMLRGIAAADALAVVPPGGARAGQETELLDLPWATAGIDACFT